Proteins from a single region of Pseudomonas fulva:
- a CDS encoding HDOD domain-containing protein, which translates to MSKLAEKVLLDLTRAIDHDELVLPTLPEVALKVREAAEDPNVGIPEMTKVIGNDAALTARIIKVVNSPLLRTNREITDLQMAIGRLGINYTCNLATGLAMEQMFQATTDVVDRKMREVWTKSTEIAGICHVLCRHYTRLMPDQATLAGLVHQIGVLPILTYAEEHSELLADSISLNHVIEQIHPIIGDKILRTWEFPEMIACIPSQYLNFSRDGGKVDYVDIVQVATLQSHLGTPHPYTQLDWSQIPAFAKLGIKPDLDIHADEDLSAAMDAAMTMLQ; encoded by the coding sequence ATGAGCAAACTCGCCGAAAAAGTCCTGCTGGATCTGACCAGGGCCATCGACCACGATGAACTGGTGCTGCCTACCCTGCCCGAGGTCGCCCTGAAGGTTCGCGAAGCGGCGGAGGATCCCAACGTCGGCATTCCCGAGATGACCAAGGTGATCGGCAACGATGCAGCGCTCACCGCGCGCATCATCAAGGTGGTGAACAGCCCGCTGCTGCGCACCAACCGGGAAATCACCGATCTGCAGATGGCCATCGGCCGCCTGGGCATCAACTACACCTGCAACCTGGCCACCGGCCTGGCCATGGAGCAGATGTTCCAGGCGACCACCGATGTGGTCGACCGCAAGATGCGCGAAGTGTGGACCAAGAGCACCGAGATCGCCGGTATCTGCCACGTGCTGTGCCGCCACTACACCCGCCTGATGCCGGATCAGGCCACCCTCGCCGGCCTGGTGCACCAGATTGGCGTGTTGCCGATTCTCACCTACGCCGAAGAGCACAGCGAGCTGCTGGCCGACTCGATCAGCCTCAACCACGTGATCGAGCAGATCCACCCGATCATCGGCGACAAGATCCTGCGCACCTGGGAATTCCCGGAAATGATCGCCTGCATCCCGAGCCAGTACCTGAACTTCAGCCGCGACGGTGGCAAGGTCGATTATGTGGACATCGTCCAGGTCGCCACGCTGCAGAGCCATCTCGGCACCCCGCACCCTTACACCCAGCTGGACTGGAGCCAGATCCCGGCGTTCGCCAAGCTCGGCATCAAGCCGGACCTGGATATCCATGCCGACGAAGATCTGTCGGCGGCCATGGACGCTGCCATGACCATGCTGCAGTGA
- a CDS encoding protein YgfX codes for MSSPSKRFECHWRPSRRLLEIYLCAQALALLTLLLVEIGFWARLLGLLACGCHAAWVLPRHVLLTHPAVFNRLRHDDDGWQVQRGGGPWQPVTLQADSMALPWLVIVRFRLPGRPFTYSLCIPADAMSADMHRRLRVRLKFSRQRWRVAE; via the coding sequence GTGTCCAGCCCAAGTAAACGCTTCGAGTGCCACTGGCGGCCGTCACGGCGGTTGCTGGAGATCTACCTGTGCGCCCAGGCCCTGGCGCTGCTGACGTTACTGCTCGTCGAGATTGGCTTCTGGGCGCGCCTGCTCGGCCTGCTGGCTTGCGGCTGCCATGCCGCCTGGGTATTGCCCAGGCATGTGTTGCTGACCCATCCGGCCGTTTTCAACCGTTTACGGCACGACGACGACGGTTGGCAGGTGCAGCGCGGCGGCGGGCCGTGGCAGCCCGTGACCCTGCAGGCGGACAGCATGGCGCTGCCCTGGCTGGTCATCGTGCGCTTCCGTCTGCCGGGGCGCCCGTTCACCTACAGCCTGTGCATCCCTGCCGACGCCATGTCGGCGGACATGCATCGACGCCTGCGGGTGCGCCTGAAATTCAGTCGTCAGCGTTGGCGGGTTGCAGAATAG
- a CDS encoding response regulator, translating to MRILLVEDHPQLAASVTQALKSAGWTVDVLHDGVAADLALGSEEYALAILDVGLPRMDGFEVLARLRARGKTVPVLMLTARGEVKDRVHGLNLGADDYLAKPFELSELEARVKALLRRSMLGGEQQLRCGDLVYDLDTRRFTLLEESLALTSREQAVLEAMISRPGRVMSKEQLASQVFGLDEEASADSIEIYVHRLRKKLEGGAVRIVTFRGLGYLLEATGG from the coding sequence CCCAGGCGCTCAAGAGCGCGGGTTGGACGGTGGATGTTCTGCATGATGGCGTGGCGGCAGATCTCGCCCTCGGCAGCGAGGAGTACGCCCTGGCGATTCTGGATGTCGGCCTGCCACGCATGGACGGCTTCGAGGTCCTGGCCCGTTTGCGCGCCCGTGGCAAGACGGTGCCGGTGCTGATGCTCACGGCCCGCGGCGAGGTCAAGGACCGCGTGCACGGCCTCAACCTGGGCGCTGACGACTACCTGGCCAAACCCTTCGAACTGAGCGAGCTGGAGGCGCGGGTCAAGGCCTTGCTGCGTCGCAGCATGCTCGGTGGCGAGCAGCAGTTGCGCTGTGGCGACCTGGTGTATGACCTAGATACCCGGCGCTTCACCCTGCTGGAGGAAAGCCTCGCCCTGACTTCCCGTGAACAGGCCGTGCTCGAGGCGATGATCTCCCGGCCCGGGCGGGTCATGAGCAAGGAACAGCTGGCCTCCCAGGTGTTCGGCCTGGACGAGGAGGCGAGCGCCGATTCCATCGAGATCTACGTCCATCGCCTGCGCAAGAAGCTCGAAGGCGGTGCGGTGCGTATCGTCACCTTCCGCGGTCTGGGTTATCTGCTGGAAGCCACGGGTGGTTAG
- a CDS encoding MucB/RseB C-terminal domain-containing protein — protein sequence MRSILVTSLMLGGILATPAMAADAQGWLQRLSQAESKQSFQGTFVYERNGNLSTHSIWRQVEPGGTVRERLLQLDGTPQEMLRVNGQAQCVNGPIASAVVDEQAWPAHGLDAKQIEQWYELSLRGESRVAGRSAVVLGLVPRDQHRYGVQLYVDKETGLPLKSLLVNDRGELLERFQFTQLDTAAMQPTAVLQPSTHCTPVRVVKARTPSAESWRSEWLPPGFNLSAVTRQRSPLSTDSVDCLVYDDGLARFSVFLEPLHDAAVADARNQLGPTVAVSRRLTTDDGDVMVTVVGEIPLGTAERVAMSMRADDVHATP from the coding sequence ATGCGCTCCATTCTCGTCACGTCCCTGATGCTCGGTGGTATTTTGGCAACCCCTGCCATGGCCGCCGATGCACAGGGATGGTTGCAACGGCTGAGTCAGGCCGAAAGCAAGCAAAGCTTCCAAGGCACCTTCGTTTACGAACGCAACGGCAATCTCTCCACTCACAGCATCTGGCGTCAGGTCGAGCCGGGTGGAACTGTGCGCGAGCGATTATTGCAACTCGATGGGACGCCCCAGGAAATGCTGCGGGTGAATGGTCAGGCGCAATGCGTCAACGGCCCGATTGCCTCTGCCGTCGTCGATGAGCAGGCCTGGCCCGCCCATGGTCTCGATGCCAAGCAGATCGAGCAATGGTACGAGCTGAGCTTGCGTGGCGAGTCCCGGGTGGCCGGGCGCTCGGCCGTGGTGCTCGGCTTGGTTCCGCGTGATCAGCATCGTTACGGCGTTCAGCTGTACGTGGACAAGGAAACCGGCCTGCCGCTCAAGTCGCTGTTGGTCAATGACCGCGGTGAACTGCTCGAGCGATTCCAGTTCACCCAGCTCGATACGGCGGCTATGCAGCCAACTGCCGTATTGCAGCCTTCTACCCACTGCACGCCGGTGCGCGTCGTCAAGGCGCGTACGCCGTCTGCAGAATCCTGGCGCTCCGAATGGTTGCCGCCTGGCTTCAATCTCAGCGCGGTAACCCGTCAGCGCAGCCCGTTATCCACCGATAGCGTCGATTGTCTGGTTTATGATGACGGACTGGCGCGCTTTTCCGTCTTTCTCGAGCCCCTGCACGATGCTGCCGTAGCCGATGCGCGCAACCAGCTTGGGCCTACCGTGGCAGTGTCCCGGCGCCTGACAACGGACGATGGAGATGTCATGGTAACGGTGGTGGGCGAAATTCCGCTGGGAACGGCGGAGCGTGTCGCCATGTCGATGCGTGCGGACGACGTGCATGCCACGCCGTAA
- the nadB gene encoding L-aspartate oxidase, producing the protein MSQHFQHDVLVIGSGAAGLTLALTLPDNLSIAVLSKGELTNGSTYWAQGGVAAVLDHGDTIDSHVNDTLDAGAGLCREDAVRFTVEHSREAIEWLIEQGVPFTRDDEHDREDGGFEFHLTREGGHSHRRIIHAADATGAAIFNTLLERTRQRRNVELLEQRVAVDLITERKLGRDGQRCLGAYVLNRLSGEVDTHHARFVILATGGAAKVYLYTSNPDGACGDGIAMAWRAGCRVGNLEFNQFHPTCLYHPQAKSFLVTEALRGEGALLRLPNGERFMPRFDPREELAPRDIVARAIDHEMKRLGIDCVYLDISHKPADFVKNHFPTVYRRCLEFGIDITRQAIPVVPAAHYTCGGVLVDQAGRSDVAGLYAIGETSFTGLHGANRMASNSLLECFVYARSAAADIVANLDQVAMPADLPSWDASQVTDSDEDVIIAHNWDELRRFMWDYVGIVRTTKRLQRAQHRVRLLLDEIDEFYSNYKVSRDLIELRNLAQVAELMILSAMARKESRGLHYTLDYPELLAEARDTILQPANADD; encoded by the coding sequence ATGAGCCAACACTTTCAGCACGACGTTCTGGTCATCGGCAGCGGGGCCGCCGGCCTTACCCTGGCGCTCACGCTTCCCGACAACCTGAGCATCGCCGTGCTGAGCAAGGGCGAGTTGACCAATGGCTCGACCTACTGGGCCCAGGGCGGCGTCGCCGCGGTGCTGGATCACGGCGACACCATCGATTCCCATGTCAACGACACCCTCGACGCCGGTGCCGGCCTGTGCCGCGAAGATGCCGTGCGCTTCACCGTGGAGCACAGCCGCGAAGCCATCGAGTGGCTGATCGAACAGGGCGTGCCCTTCACCCGCGACGACGAGCACGATCGCGAGGACGGCGGCTTCGAATTTCACCTGACCCGCGAGGGCGGCCACAGCCACCGGCGCATCATCCACGCTGCCGATGCGACCGGCGCAGCCATCTTCAACACACTGCTCGAGCGCACACGCCAGCGCCGCAACGTGGAACTGCTCGAGCAGCGGGTCGCCGTGGATCTGATCACCGAACGCAAACTGGGTCGAGACGGCCAGCGCTGCCTGGGCGCCTACGTGCTGAACCGGCTCAGCGGCGAGGTGGACACTCATCACGCGCGCTTCGTCATCCTCGCCACCGGCGGTGCGGCCAAGGTCTACCTCTATACCAGCAACCCGGACGGTGCCTGCGGCGACGGCATCGCCATGGCCTGGCGCGCCGGCTGCCGGGTCGGCAACCTGGAATTCAATCAGTTCCACCCCACCTGCCTCTATCATCCCCAGGCCAAGAGCTTCCTGGTTACCGAGGCCCTGCGCGGTGAAGGCGCATTGCTGCGCCTGCCCAACGGCGAACGCTTCATGCCGCGCTTCGACCCCCGCGAGGAACTGGCACCACGGGACATCGTGGCCCGCGCCATCGACCATGAGATGAAGCGCCTGGGCATCGACTGCGTCTACCTGGATATCAGCCACAAGCCGGCGGACTTCGTCAAAAACCACTTCCCGACCGTTTACCGGCGCTGCCTGGAATTCGGCATCGACATCACCCGTCAGGCCATTCCGGTGGTACCCGCGGCCCACTACACCTGTGGCGGCGTGCTCGTCGATCAGGCCGGGCGCAGCGACGTGGCAGGTCTGTACGCCATTGGCGAAACCAGCTTCACCGGCCTGCACGGCGCCAACCGCATGGCCAGCAATTCATTGCTCGAGTGCTTCGTCTATGCACGCTCGGCCGCGGCCGACATCGTCGCCAACCTGGACCAGGTGGCGATGCCCGCCGACCTGCCCTCCTGGGACGCCAGCCAGGTCACCGACTCGGACGAGGACGTGATCATCGCGCACAACTGGGATGAGCTGCGGCGCTTCATGTGGGATTACGTGGGCATCGTGCGCACCACCAAACGCCTGCAACGCGCCCAGCACCGCGTGCGCCTTCTGCTCGATGAAATCGACGAGTTCTACAGCAACTACAAGGTCAGCCGCGACCTGATCGAGCTGCGTAACCTGGCCCAGGTAGCCGAGCTGATGATCCTGTCGGCCATGGCGCGCAAGGAGTCGCGGGGCCTGCACTACACCCTGGATTACCCGGAGCTGCTAGCCGAGGCGCGTGACACTATTCTGCAACCCGCCAACGCTGACGACTGA
- the rpoE gene encoding RNA polymerase sigma factor RpoE translates to MLTQEEDQQLVERVQRGDKRAFDLLVLKYQHKILGLIVRFVHDTHEAQDVAQEAFVKAYRALGNFRGDSAFYTWLYRIAINTAKNHLVSRGRRPPDNDVSAEDAEFYDGDHALKDIESPERALLRDEIEATVHRSIQQLPEDLRTALTLREFDGLSYEDIASVMQCPVGTVRSRIFRAREAIDKSLQPLLQEA, encoded by the coding sequence ATGCTAACCCAGGAAGAAGATCAGCAGCTGGTCGAGCGCGTGCAGCGTGGTGACAAGCGAGCATTTGATCTGTTGGTGCTGAAGTATCAGCACAAGATTCTCGGGTTGATCGTGCGATTCGTGCACGACACCCATGAAGCTCAGGATGTCGCCCAGGAAGCTTTTGTAAAAGCTTACCGGGCACTGGGAAACTTTCGCGGCGACAGCGCGTTCTATACATGGCTGTACCGCATCGCCATCAACACGGCGAAGAATCATCTCGTTTCTCGCGGCCGCCGGCCGCCGGACAACGATGTAAGTGCAGAGGATGCCGAGTTCTACGATGGCGACCACGCCCTCAAGGATATCGAATCTCCCGAGCGAGCCCTGTTGAGGGATGAAATCGAAGCCACCGTGCATCGGAGCATCCAGCAACTGCCAGAAGATTTACGAACGGCGCTAACGTTACGTGAATTTGATGGTCTTAGTTATGAAGACATTGCGAGCGTCATGCAGTGTCCAGTTGGTACCGTGCGTTCGCGAATCTTTCGGGCGCGTGAAGCCATCGACAAGTCCCTGCAACCTCTGTTGCAGGAAGCCTGA
- a CDS encoding YgfZ/GcvT domain-containing protein, with product MADSAFFCPLTHEGILAVRGPDAGKFLQGQITCNINYLGTSGSSLGARCTPKGRMLSSFRIVSVADGFLLAMSQELLAPQLAELQKYAVFSKAKLGDESAAWVRFGLGGADAVLQALGLDLATQADSVTSTDSLLAIRLSDGRAELWAPAEQAETLRARLSEQLAEASLNDWLLAQIRAGIGQVTGTTRELFIPQMINLQAVGGVSFKKGCYTGQEIVARMQYLGKLKRRLYRLRMAGEQPPVPGTELFSPVHRSAVGEVVLAAASAEGVELLAVVQEDAALDGRVHLGSLEGLPLDLLELPYALDSNREIQR from the coding sequence ATGGCCGACAGCGCTTTCTTTTGCCCGCTCACCCACGAAGGCATCCTTGCCGTGCGCGGCCCCGATGCAGGCAAGTTCCTGCAGGGCCAGATCACCTGCAACATCAACTACCTCGGCACCAGCGGCTCGAGCCTGGGCGCTCGCTGCACGCCAAAGGGCCGTATGCTGTCGAGCTTTCGTATCGTCAGCGTAGCCGACGGTTTTCTCCTGGCCATGAGCCAGGAGCTGCTGGCACCGCAGCTCGCCGAACTGCAGAAATATGCGGTGTTCTCCAAGGCCAAGCTGGGCGATGAAAGCGCCGCCTGGGTTCGCTTCGGCCTGGGTGGCGCGGATGCCGTCCTGCAGGCCCTGGGACTGGATCTCGCCACCCAGGCCGACAGCGTGACCAGTACGGACTCGCTGCTCGCCATTCGCCTCAGCGACGGCCGCGCCGAGTTATGGGCCCCGGCCGAGCAGGCCGAAACCCTGCGCGCACGCCTGAGCGAGCAGCTCGCCGAAGCCAGCCTCAATGACTGGTTGCTCGCACAGATCCGTGCGGGCATTGGCCAGGTGACCGGCACGACCCGCGAGCTGTTCATCCCGCAGATGATCAACCTGCAGGCCGTGGGCGGTGTGAGCTTCAAGAAGGGCTGCTACACCGGCCAGGAAATCGTCGCCCGCATGCAGTACCTGGGCAAGCTCAAGCGCCGCCTGTATCGCCTGCGCATGGCCGGCGAGCAACCGCCCGTGCCTGGTACCGAACTGTTCTCCCCCGTGCACCGCAGCGCGGTGGGCGAAGTGGTGCTGGCCGCCGCGAGTGCCGAGGGTGTCGAGCTGCTGGCGGTCGTGCAGGAAGATGCCGCGCTCGATGGCCGCGTTCACCTGGGCAGCCTCGAAGGTCTACCGCTCGACCTGCTCGAGCTGCCGTACGCGCTGGACAGCAACCGCGAAATCCAGCGCTGA
- a CDS encoding sigma-E factor negative regulatory protein, which produces MSREALQESLSAVMDNEADELELRRVLGASDDADLRATWSRYQVARAAMHKDLLVPKLDIAAAVSAALENDATPVVQEKVVRGPWRSLGRVAVAATVTVAVLAGVRFYNQDDVSGAQLAQQDQPSIALPQAQGPAILAGFKTSDEQPAVETVSAEGEGWHEQRLPEYLRQHGQQSAPGTAENALPFARSASVEER; this is translated from the coding sequence ATGAGTCGTGAAGCCCTGCAGGAATCGCTGTCCGCGGTGATGGATAACGAAGCGGATGAACTTGAACTTCGGCGTGTGCTCGGTGCGAGCGACGATGCCGATCTGCGTGCCACCTGGTCGCGTTACCAGGTAGCCCGTGCCGCGATGCACAAGGACCTGCTCGTGCCAAAACTGGACATCGCTGCAGCCGTTTCCGCGGCTCTGGAAAACGATGCCACTCCAGTTGTGCAGGAGAAGGTCGTGCGTGGTCCGTGGCGCAGCCTGGGGCGCGTAGCCGTTGCTGCGACCGTGACGGTCGCCGTACTGGCCGGCGTGCGCTTCTACAATCAGGATGACGTTTCTGGTGCCCAGTTGGCGCAGCAGGATCAGCCTTCCATCGCCCTGCCGCAAGCTCAGGGGCCGGCCATTCTGGCAGGCTTCAAGACTTCGGACGAGCAGCCGGCTGTAGAGACCGTGTCTGCCGAAGGTGAAGGCTGGCATGAACAGCGTCTGCCTGAGTACCTGCGTCAGCATGGTCAGCAATCCGCCCCTGGCACTGCTGAAAATGCACTGCCGTTCGCACGGTCTGCGAGTGTAGAAGAGCGTTAA
- a CDS encoding succinate dehydrogenase assembly factor 2, which yields MVDATELNRLFWHSRRGMLELDVLLVPFVQEVYPSLDEDDRARYRKLLECEDQDMFGWFMQRGEPEDADLRHIVRMILDRVQPK from the coding sequence ATGGTCGACGCCACTGAACTCAATCGCCTCTTCTGGCACAGCCGGCGTGGCATGCTGGAACTGGACGTGTTGCTGGTGCCTTTCGTGCAGGAGGTCTACCCCTCGCTCGACGAGGACGATCGTGCCCGTTACCGCAAGCTGCTCGAGTGCGAGGATCAGGACATGTTCGGCTGGTTCATGCAGCGTGGCGAGCCGGAGGATGCCGATCTGCGTCACATCGTTCGCATGATCCTGGATCGTGTCCAGCCCAAGTAA
- a CDS encoding sensor histidine kinase: MVSPGSLRGRLIRRLAVLFTVILLVSSLTAYWSARHAADTAYDRTLLASARAISDGLYAVEGMLSANVPYIALDTFAYDSAGRIYYQVLGPKGELVSGYEDLPAAPPDTPRTNDYPALAKFYDGDYRGQGVRVVSFLQPVSEPGYSGVAEIRVAETQGARERMTRDLLLGTLWRMGLLSLSALLLVWLAVSAGLRPLESLRRTVAARSSDDLRPLPDEDMPRELRPLVNALNQFNDRLRGLFERQSQFIADASHELRTPLAALKARVELGLRDEDPRIWHATLEDAALNADRLTHLANQLLSLARIESGARAIAEGGALRLDLSQLARELGMALAPLAHSRGVALALEAEQPVWIRGEPTLLNELLCNLVDNAMAYTEAGGNVILRVQEPGVLEVEDDGPGIPEEDRERVFERFYRRQAQGLGAGLGLAIVGEICRAHRADISLHQASPHGLLVRVVFRGEAG, from the coding sequence GTGGTTAGCCCCGGCAGTTTGCGTGGCCGGCTGATTCGCCGGCTGGCCGTGCTGTTCACGGTGATCCTTCTGGTCAGCAGCCTGACCGCCTACTGGAGCGCCCGGCACGCCGCCGATACGGCCTATGACCGCACCCTGCTGGCATCGGCACGGGCGATCTCCGACGGGCTCTACGCCGTCGAGGGCATGCTCAGCGCCAACGTACCCTATATCGCCCTGGACACCTTCGCCTACGACAGCGCCGGGCGTATCTACTACCAGGTGCTCGGGCCCAAGGGTGAACTGGTTTCGGGTTACGAAGACCTGCCAGCGGCGCCCCCAGACACGCCGCGAACCAACGATTACCCGGCACTGGCCAAATTCTACGACGGCGACTACCGCGGCCAGGGGGTGCGGGTGGTGAGCTTTCTGCAGCCGGTCAGCGAGCCCGGTTACAGCGGGGTCGCCGAGATCCGCGTGGCTGAAACTCAGGGCGCCCGGGAGCGCATGACCCGCGACCTGCTGTTGGGCACGCTGTGGCGGATGGGCTTGCTGTCGCTCAGCGCGCTGCTGCTGGTCTGGTTGGCGGTGAGCGCCGGGTTGCGCCCGCTCGAAAGCCTGCGCAGGACGGTCGCCGCACGCAGCAGCGACGACCTGCGGCCACTGCCGGACGAGGACATGCCCAGGGAGCTGCGACCGCTGGTAAACGCCCTGAATCAGTTCAACGACCGCCTGCGCGGCCTGTTCGAGCGACAATCGCAGTTCATCGCCGATGCCTCCCATGAGCTGCGCACGCCCCTGGCGGCGCTCAAGGCCCGGGTCGAGCTGGGCTTGCGCGATGAGGATCCGCGTATCTGGCACGCGACGCTGGAAGACGCCGCCCTCAATGCCGATCGCCTGACCCACCTGGCCAACCAGTTGCTGTCACTGGCGCGGATCGAAAGCGGCGCGCGGGCGATCGCCGAGGGCGGCGCATTACGCCTGGATCTCAGCCAGCTGGCTCGCGAACTGGGTATGGCGTTGGCGCCCCTGGCCCATTCGCGCGGCGTCGCCCTGGCGCTGGAGGCCGAGCAGCCGGTGTGGATTCGCGGCGAGCCGACGCTGCTCAACGAGCTGTTGTGCAATCTGGTCGACAACGCCATGGCCTATACCGAAGCCGGCGGCAACGTCATCCTGCGGGTGCAGGAGCCGGGCGTGCTGGAGGTCGAGGATGATGGGCCGGGCATTCCCGAGGAGGATCGGGAGCGGGTATTCGAGCGTTTCTACCGACGCCAGGCCCAGGGGCTGGGCGCTGGCCTGGGGCTGGCCATCGTCGGTGAGATCTGCCGCGCCCACCGGGCCGATATCAGCCTGCATCAGGCCAGCCCCCATGGGCTGCTGGTGCGCGTGGTATTTCGCGGCGAGGCCGGTTGA